The following nucleotide sequence is from Cicer arietinum cultivar CDC Frontier isolate Library 1 chromosome 2, Cicar.CDCFrontier_v2.0, whole genome shotgun sequence.
GTTCAACACCCTGCTACATCTTTGCCTCATGGAGTGCAATTTGAAATGCACACCTTGCCGGTAAGAATAAAATTACTATCATGCCGTGTAAATCGccaatttagtctttaaaattGCAGAAGTTGAGCAATTTGGTTTCTAAGATTAACAAAATtctaaaatgattttgaaaattatgaGCTCTTTGGTAGGATTAGTCCTTTTAGGATGATTTCAGTGACAAAATTGATTGATGTGAAAGAGCTTGTCATCGATGATTTTGAGATTTTTAGGAAATTTGTTAGCTTTAAACACCAAATTATCTTTTACATGTATAATTTCAGATACTCACTCTTCGTTAAAAAAAGCATATGGATTCCCAAATCATATCATGTGTAACAACCCACATTAGTTGATCTCGCCAATTAATTGGAGATCGGTCGAATTACATTACAACTTCTCCAAATCATCTTTAAATAATCTACGCCGATGATTAGAGATTTGATAACCAAGATCAATTACTGCATCATGCATTTAATGCGTGCAATCCAAATCATTAAAAGCGTAGTTATGGTGAACATGTTAGTGGACATGATTCATTGTTTTTCTTCAATTGGACTAGGTTGATGCAAAAGCAGTGGCAGATGGTGATACTATAACAGTGTATGTTAGCGTCGCAGACCCTAGGGAATCATCATGTGTCCCTGGCAACGTGCATGCAGCAGCTGCGCATAGATCAGAAGCCCGAGCTAGAAGGAACTATGAAGAGGCAGATGCATTTCATAAACAGATTATTGATGCAGGATACCGGTTGGTTTGTAGTTCTTCCTAATTCTCAATCTCTTTGCTTCGAAGTTCAAATTCAGCATATTTTACTTTGTTTTCTTGTTTAGGATGATTCCTTTTGAAAACAACGAAATCCTAGCAAAAAAGTATCGGCTTCGACTAAGGTAATCATCAAACAAACACAAGTATTGATCAATTCTTGCATAGGAGTAGCTATAGACAGACACAATCAATTAAAAACTTAATACATTTACACAACACAAAAGATATCAAAACTTTAGGATGTGCAAGTTGTTTTGAAAACCATTTGATGAACTCTAGAAACGAAACAGGGGAATTGATGCACCAGAAAGTAAAATGCCATATGGACAAGAAGCTAAAATGGAACTGACAAAGATTGTTCAAGGAAAGTCTTTGAGGGTCCTTGTTTATGGAGAAGATCGGTATCATCGTAGTGTCGCTGATATCTATTGTAATAACATTTTTGTACAGGTAttcatttcatatattttaagttCATTTAAATCTTTACATCTTATGTCTGTCAAAGTTTACTCATGACGATTTCATTTTATGAAAAGGAATATATGCTAAAGAAGGGTTTAGCATGGCACTACGCTGCCTATGACAAACGACCAGAACTAGAATCGGTAAGCATTAATGATGAGTATGGAAATGAATTAGAGACTTTAAAACTTTTCTAGCTTGCATTTGTATGAAGACGTGTCTCCCctaatctaaatttttgtataaaaaagccGTATATCCTAACTTTCTTATGTTGTTACACTAGTGGGAGAAACAAGCCAGAGGAAAGCGAGTTGGATTATGGGCTTCGAAAAATCCGGAGAAACCATGGGAATGGAGAAAAGACAGAAGAGAAGCTCATTAACATTGCCTCAAATCAAACCAGCAGAAGAAATGTTTAAGTAATTGCAGCATTGAAAGAAAATGCAAATGCTTTCAGTATCCTCATTCTTCAATATGGtcaattgtttaaaaaaataagtacttgaagttgttattttatagagggaaataatgaaaataatcaTAGGGTGTGAGGGTGCCTTGCATTATCTATaagtgaaatattatttttattgttgaacAAAACACACTGAAGGATCACAAAAATTGTCTTGTACAAGTCTACAACATTAAGGCTTTGATTGGTTGAAAAGAAAGAGGATTCTTATTCATGTACAAAACACACCAACAGATACAGGTTTATGATTAACATTTCTGTATGTGATCTATCATAGAATATATATCTTTAAGATGAAAGCAAATATGCAGTGTGTGTGTTACTGTATATTTGTTgcatttaaaagaaaatgacataagtTTAAAGTCACttgaatttttatcataatgTTGTTTATTATTAAAACCACAATTTAAAAGGACTAAACACTCTTCAAACCATTTAAGATGAAACTCTATCATCTTTCTTACAACACAAGATACTTTCTCTCTAATAATTTCACTCACAGTTTTGTGTGACAACACATTCAACATAAAACtaaatttactttttgttaGTTCAGTTATTTCACCAATTGGGCTATATACAGCACTGCTAGTTTTATTGTGATACAATATGATATATTCCTTAAAATTTGAGTCTTCTCTATGACAAATACTACACATAAAGAATTCTATTTTATTCATCTTTCTTGAACCATATTACTCTGATTAACAACTCCTTCCAAATATCCCTTATTTTGTATGATATATCCAAAATACTTAAACAATGAACTCGCCATATgatacattttcaattttaatctctaaactaaaatttatcaaaCCTCTTTTCAACTCAAATTCCATTAACTATTCATCAGAAATCACACCAGTTATAATCATTGAGAAATATTTGAACAATATCATTAACTCTTTAAAACTTAGACAATGTTTGGATCCACATCAGAACATGCATTTCTTGCATCACGAGGCACATTAGACTTGAAGTAATAGTTTCAAGTTTCTAACTGTACAGTGCGGCGGGCAACTGCTCACACAAATAGGCACTTAAATGAACAGATTCATGACATACTACAAATCAACAAATTCATGACATACTACAAATCAACAAATTCATGCACGCATCATTGTTACAAACTATGTAGGTTGTTTCTTGGATAGAACAAGGAAAGCTATACAAGCATTTCATCCAATATAGAAAGTTGAAAACAAAACCTGGTTGCTTATCTACATTCATGAATTGAACTTTCACAAGAAGGAACACATAGTTTAAGAATGTACTGTACAATGCTCTCTACAATCATTTCATGTGGATGTAAAGAAAGCCTCAAACAAGAAAGAAAATACTTTGATTTGATACAGACATTTACTAAATCAATTACATGATGCAGCTGATAAATCAACAGCTAAAACGCAGCTCCTCAAATACACAGTCGATATAAACGAGTATGAGCAGGGTGAAAGAGTAAAAAACCATGAGTTAGGATGCACAGAACTAAGGAGATTGTCTTTGTATCAATGGTGGAGTTGGTGGATTCATTGTTACTTCTTTATCTTTTTCAGAAAGCTCTTCTTTTACTGAAGATAGTGGTCCTTCTGGACTACGATATCCCATAAAGAAACTGCTCGAACTTAGAGGACTCGACGGTTTGAATGTCGAAGGAGAAGAGTTGACACCCAAAGGAGAACTAGTGTCGGGTTTGGTTGATGTGACACCTTCGCGATGCAATGGTGAAATTTGAAGTTGGTCAACagttttaatttctttgctGAAGAATTTATCTTCTACGATATTATAGGCGTCCGCTGTCCGCACTTCTTGAGCAAGAGAGCACCAACAACAGCATAGCCAAAGTGTGCAATCGGAAACTGAAGGCTTGCCGAAACAGAAATCATAAGTAGGTAAATTGTACCTCTTTCTCATTTGGATCCTCCAAAAGCCACCATAGAGTAAACCGAAAAAGCATAGAACGATGCCGGCACCTACTAGAGCTTGCCTAACGGTATCATCCTCGATATTAACAGCAGCCAAGATAAAAATCCAAAAGGGTGCCATACAGAACAGCATAAAAGTGGCAATGTGAACATACATGTTTCCAAAACCAAGTCTCTCCATATTCCAACCAAATACACAAAAAGTACAGAAAAGCGATAGATATGCTTGAGAGATATCGTCCCATATGTCGAGTATTCCTCCGCTCCACTGCGGTCTACTTTCGGCAGTCCTTTGTTGATCTCGAGATGCAAATGAATATTTCTTCTCAAATGATTTCATTCTCATCTGCTCTTGCTTTAGAGTAGTAGCTGAGATTTGAACCTGCGATTCTTCGTCCGTTCCAGAATCATAATCTCTACCTAGTGGACTAAGAATGGTATATAGACCAGCAATCGCAGGCGCACCAATTGCAAAAGATATACATATTCCAACTCCGATGGCTGGGCGCTGAGATCGTTTATACCCCCAGTTTAGACCACAAAGTGCATATTGAGCAAAGCAGttcaaatgaaaaagaatcacCACTACCATCATGTGCATCCATTCATGCGGCTTATACGTTCCATTCTTGCAGTACTCATTTCTAAGTCTAATGATATCTTTTGGACTCCATCTGCATAAAAGTACAAGGTGGTAGAACCTCTTTGGATGATTATACAAACACATCAGTGTAAACAATGCATTGAGTATTTGATTGTTTACTTCAAACCACGCATTCCTTTGCGACTTCTTTAGCACTCCATTCAACATACCAGTCATGACAAGGAACAGGATCGCACCCGAAACAGCGACACATAAGATCCACGCGAAAAGTGCCATGTTCATCGGATTCCTAATCCATTCTACCGACATCTTCTTAATCGAACCCCAATCAAGTTTCTTAGCAAACATGCCACTGAACCGTTCTCTTATGCTACGCGAACTAGGAGTAGGGACGGCTTGTGAAGCCTGGTCCATCTGAGTTGCGAGCCGCTTAAATTTAGCAGATGCAGAACCAAGATTCAAGAAGCTGATCCTGTTAGGAATAGAATTCAACGTCCCCGGGAACTTTCTCCCGGGATTTTCTCCGGTCACCAATGTTCTTCGAGAAGATGAAATGTCTATGGAATCAAACTCTTTTGTTATGCTTCCATTATTACattcctcaatttcatctttaCCATTATCAACAGAAACCATTCTGATATAATGAAGTTTAAGCTTTCtcaatcaaaatcaaaaccTCACAAATCAATGGTAATTGTACAGAACAAATACTGCAAGAACAAAAACATAACAATTTGTGCTAAGTATTCAAATCCAAAACAAATTTCATGCCAATctataaagaaaaaacaaagtaTCCAagcaaaaataacataaaataaaataaaaaagaaaagaaagactTGAACTTGATACAAGTGATGATAAGTAATAACCCTATAAACAGATCTTTACAAACTTTTCCAAATTAAACTCACAATtcatatactaaaaaaattaaaatccaatATCCAGTTTAATAATAACAACTGATTCATCTCATGAAACAGCTAACACTgaaatttgcaaaaaaaaaataaattaaacttttaagGAATAATGAATAGAAACATACCTAGGAACTgagaaaacaagaagaaagcGTTGAATCCAAGTAAAGAGTTATATTCTGGGAAAAACACAGAAACAAGAATTGGAATCTGAAGTGTAGAAACTATATACAAATGTAAAACAAACTAATCGCATGAAACATGAAATGCTCAGAAAGATTGGTTAACGCAACTTGTCAGAAGAAGAAAAGTGAaagaacaaataataataacaataatttcctagtatttaattatttatttgattagtgGAGATTGGAGAATATCTTTCTTTTTTCAGCAACAAGTGAAAACAATAGTTAAAAACTTTCAATAGAAAAATCATTGAAAGTTCAAACCCATCTAGAAATTCTGTCGCTGTAGTGTATGTAAAACAAAAAGAcacgaaaaaaatatttttatattacatacgatattatttatatttttttaaaaaaatttctatataaataaatattaaaatttaaccaGACTATTCCAtgtttaaatatgatttaatttgtatgatGTGTAAAAgctgtttattttatttgtttaatttgcGCTGTCATATTTTATTGTATCTAATAATCTATGGTTGAAGCTGGCATGAGGTGCTACACATTATTGACTACTACTATATGCAATTTACTTCATTGACTGGTTTTCTATAGTTAAGCATTTTGAGAGATTCGATATTTTGATAAGTGGGATAATATTATATATCACAACTCACAAGTATTTAAAACTATATCAATGTATAAACGATAATAAATGACAGCGTAATTTCATTTAGCacgaatttaaaaattacaaatctACACAATTATATaactataaaattgaaaatacaaTCAACTTATGCGAGTTATAATGTCTCTTTACGTGACTtatatattgaaattatttttttatttttaacgctacaaaaaatactataaaattactatttgtatatacaattaaataattatttaataacttATCTCTTAAACAATTCTATATTACATTCttcataaataaaagtaaataaatattaataaatgtttttgagacacttgttaaaaataaaaatctaaaaatattttttttagatataaatataaaaatatttgttttaaaataatttgaatgttgTACAttcaaatactttaaaatattttatctataaaaaatttctactCTATATTCTGTATCTTATACTCTTAGcaagatttaatattttttaagtggGGACAATAGTTAAATTTTGAATGAGAGATTccgtaaaaaaattatttaatgagagtaaataaaattattcaataaatcATACCAAAACAAACAACTTAGTTAGTTGCATGTGCATTCGTCTCTGGTTGTGCGACTTGAgcttttttttgttgttaaaattaaaaataacaaagaaaattcaaaaactagACAAGGGAAAGacatctttataaaattatcataaaggAGAATGAAATTGAGGTACCTTGACCGAATCATTACTTCTCAAAAAAGAGAATTAATTTGCAccaaaataatagttaaatttaaaattatattaaaattacaaaatgatttataaaatttaaaaaacaattacaaaattaagATTACAAAAGAACACACAAATATAAACTCTTCTacaatatttgatatatttttcatatgacatcatttttaaaataaaacatattaattaatattttttaaataaaatattaaacaaaaattaataacttcTGTTTTATTTAATGATAAGATTATAGActgtcatttaatattttttttataattacaatgatttcatttattaatcattaaaagaCAATTTATACAATAAACTTAAATATGATCAGaagttattttttgtatgtattttggtcattttttcatataagtcattgtttaaattataaatggaattgaatatattaaatataatcaataatattttcttaatacttaattcaatcattttatttatatttcattgcAGAAGAAATATTTTGCTGTGTGTATTTCATTACCTGCTTCacaatattagtatttttttattaattattgctATTGAAATACTCCATCTAGTTATAGTTTTGACTTTTGGGAATCATTGTGGTACGTTGGGTTGGCTACCTAGTATTAGTAATGCCTTTCTTCAGGTTATTATTATGCTCATGCTGTCATGCATCAATTTGACTTTCGTTTtacaataaaacaaaaagtagaaaactacataaaaaaattataataaaataaaacgtaGAAAACTTCATTGTAGTTTATTTCTTGGTAAAGCAAAGATTTTCGTAGAGTCAGAAAAATTTAACTTCAAAAAATACATATTGCAGTTTTTTCTTACCGAAGATACCATCTATTGGTAAGTAAGTACTAGTAgattatatattcaattttgtcttttattttattaatttatatcaaCTTAATTACTCACttactataattttaaaatagtctataatttttttcatcgtttataaaattaatttctccatcaatattagttaattaaaaGAGTTAATTTCGGTGAACTGACAAGTTAACTATcgtataaataaattttaaggatttatttgatattttttaaatttgaaagttGTATCCTGAATAATGGACAATAATATTGGATTAAATTGcaacaaattatgtttttatatacaCATTGTTGAGAAGTCTTCTTCCTCAATTTTCTTTCATTCCTCCCTTGATGTCTTCTCTCGCCTTTGTTCATTTTCTATAAATTCTACCATATTTGCAAAAACGATATGATAGGATGGACAATGACTCTCAATTTACTTTacttatgaaagaaaaaagcATTATTGGTAATGTAGGGTTTGATAAATCATGTATCGAGGAAAACTGTCTAgtctattatttattataataattaaatcagAACCCTCTAAAATTCTTCATCTATGTCATATCCTCCAATATTTGTCAACTCACCAAAATTCTGGGGGCACATTCCAGTATATAATGCAAACCTTTAACTTATCACTCAATGACTCATCAATATATaatacaattatttcatacattatataatttcagTTTTAACTTATCACTCAATAACTCatcaatacacttaaaaatAACTCATACAACAAAAATGCAAACCATTCAAGTTCGACTACATACACATAAGATCTATGCCACATTATCTATACTACAGTATGTGTAACACACCCTTAGTTCACAgatacttcaataatattgtttttctattgtcaattattgttcaaAATCATATATCAACATTATTGCATAggaaataagttttttttcctATGTTGAATGTGTCTCccgtaacattttttttataattaaaaaaaatacagcataattgaaaaaaaaaatgaataatattaaatatttgaaaatgaaaaacttCTAACTATTTCATTATTGACTCGAAATTttctatgtcttaaacattcacaaacttttcttgcatataatttttttcaaccactcttgAAGTTTTTTGActgtgtcaaataattatttgaacaatTTCAATGCACACACGAATGAACTGTTTCAAATAATTAGATCGACAATGAGATTGACAGAATTAGAatgaacatataaaattgaaaacgtgaaaaagtacataaatttataaattgaatgtttcaaaactaatataaaatagattatGGCCCACGCgctgcgcggatattaattaattaattttataagttttataaataatattttatgtattataaatatagttatcttataatattactttattgatttgtaataattgaatatgattagtaaaattaaaatgaggggaAATCATGTTTTTCACactcatctaatttaatttttaaaatattttgtaaaattcgtatgat
It contains:
- the LOC101491731 gene encoding staphylococcal-like nuclease CAN2 — encoded protein: MGNALRFLYGNCCKPTTSGDSQSLGPHGVPSSSVGVSALAHDLVHFENTSQVPEGLSKHVVSSKKTQANWYRKLVDAWKEAKPPPRTPEEAARLVILTLKRHHKVDVEGLLIFYGLPLPHTLVEVAVQHPATSLPHGVQFEMHTLPVDAKAVADGDTITVYVSVADPRESSCVPGNVHAAAAHRSEARARRNYEEADAFHKQIIDAGYRMIPFENNEILAKKYRLRLRGIDAPESKMPYGQEAKMELTKIVQGKSLRVLVYGEDRYHRSVADIYCNNIFVQEYMLKKGLAWHYAAYDKRPELESWEKQARGKRVGLWASKNPEKPWEWRKDRREAH
- the LOC101492050 gene encoding uncharacterized protein, producing MVSVDNGKDEIEECNNGSITKEFDSIDISSSRRTLVTGENPGRKFPGTLNSIPNRISFLNLGSASAKFKRLATQMDQASQAVPTPSSRSIRERFSGMFAKKLDWGSIKKMSVEWIRNPMNMALFAWILCVAVSGAILFLVMTGMLNGVLKKSQRNAWFEVNNQILNALFTLMCLYNHPKRFYHLVLLCRWSPKDIIRLRNEYCKNGTYKPHEWMHMMVVVILFHLNCFAQYALCGLNWGYKRSQRPAIGVGICISFAIGAPAIAGLYTILSPLGRDYDSGTDEESQVQISATTLKQEQMRMKSFEKKYSFASRDQQRTAESRPQWSGGILDIWDDISQAYLSLFCTFCVFGWNMERLGFGNMYVHIATFMLFCMAPFWIFILAAVNIEDDTVRQALVGAGIVLCFFGLLYGGFWRIQMRKRYNLPTYDFCFGKPSVSDCTLWLCCCWCSLAQEVRTADAYNIVEDKFFSKEIKTVDQLQISPLHREGVTSTKPDTSSPLGVNSSPSTFKPSSPLSSSSFFMGYRSPEGPLSSVKEELSEKDKEVTMNPPTPPLIQRQSP